The following coding sequences lie in one Ostrinia nubilalis chromosome 2, ilOstNubi1.1, whole genome shotgun sequence genomic window:
- the LOC135083361 gene encoding phosphatidate cytidylyltransferase, mitochondrial, whose translation MASTVAKAVGVIKDVSPLYYRILSKFPQNFTFCFAYGSAVKPQIGNQKKHNMIDLIYCVENSHRWHGANIEMNPSHYSALRYLGKGFIARFQENWGAKVYFNTLVEMKEENVTIKYGVVSQKDLIADLLDWNDLYLSGRLHKPVEIIKQTNSSQLQNALQCNLRSAVHTALLILPESFSEYDFYFAISNLSYAGDFRMTFGENKNKVRNIVQPQLLNFRELYKPILQQFHTYVDFPTGDAQCHQDIHPETKLHHLMQLPMVPQQRIVKFWNHGGLQQDMEDVLRAVAYDIDCAVILRQILKDLVWQSSVRQSLKGIMTAGVIKSIRYSAKKIAKMF comes from the coding sequence TTGTATTATAGGATTTTGTCAAAATTCCCTCAAAACTTCACGTTTTGTTTTGCATACGGGTCGGCCGTAAAACCTCAAATTGGCAACCAAAAGAAACACAACATGATTGATTTGATCTACTGCGTCGAAAACTCTCATCGATGGCACGGAGCGAACATCGAAATGAACCCGTCTCATTATTCTGCTCTTCGGTACCTTGGCAAAGGCTTCATTGCAAGATTCCAAGAGAATTGGGGAGCCAAAGTTTATTTTAACACTTTAGTTGAAATGAAAGAAGAAAATGTCACAATCAAGTATGGTGTAGTCTCACAGAAAGATCTGATAGCTGATCTCCTTGATTGGAATGATTTATATCTATCAGGTCGGCTCCATAAACCAGTAGAGATCATCAAACAAACCAACAGCTCTCAGTTGCAGAATGCCTTGCAATGCAACCTAAGATCAGCTGTTCACACTGCACTACTTATTCTACCCGAATCATTTTCTGAATATGACTTCTATTTTGCCATTTCTAACTTGAGTTACGCTGGGGATTTTAGAATGACATTTGGAGAGAATAAGAATAAAGTCAGAAATATTGTGCAGCCACAACTATTGAATTTTAGGGAATTGTACAAACCTATCCTGCAACAGTTTCACACATATGTGGATTTCCCTACTGGAGATGCACAATGCCATCAGGACATTCATCCAGAGACCAAATTACATCATTTGATGCAACTGCCCATGGTGCCTCAACAGAGGATAGTGAAATTCTGGAACCATGGAGGTCTGCAGCAGGATATGGAAGATGTCCTCCGAGCTGTTGCTTACGACATTGATTGTGCTGTAATTCTGAGACAAATACTCAAAGACTTGGTATGGCAATCCAGTGTGAGGCAATCTTTGAAAGGAATAATGACAGCGGGAGTGATAAAATCAATCCGTTACAGTGCTAAGAAAATagcaaaaatgttttaa
- the LOC135083352 gene encoding serine/arginine repetitive matrix protein 2 yields MLSDESSSDSETGRFKCRSKPQDDSNKNRRNEDSTRSVRGRPENERFSRDFEKSRNERDRFDKHARDRDRSRYSRNSPSRRSPPGRRSSPVRRSSPGRRSSPFRRHSPIRRTSPARRSSPVRRSPPVKRSSPTRRTSPAKRISPVRRRNSREDRRSHERSRHEVDSRSRAKPQERSDSREKSKLSRPRTARSPERKRDMKEEILRNITVEEKYPEKVGRSRDLESISPDHRSKRSEIYRPPATESRKRKSESPIIVEEHSDPSDEVQPGSYYSLIPAVVKEKSEESSEIDSSDDEKLRAKLLNLEKELHKSKRKKHKKKHKKRHSKSGKESEQDTATVEVSSTTDIPSNTKAEEPNSVPEVSSTQKNSQKESGEEGEIISDDDSQEQYEIDPNDLRHKLKRSVHKSDSKRDVCGPALPPHLDKHSRSKSPVLEGPALPPHLDRKPKHIGPSIPENMRKVLSERDPQEYVSSDEDMGIGPLPSGSEEKWSDAHRHLEERALDMKIRKIEGHSLDRSNVKSREQWMLELPEGKAKYLGLEARSFRAKEGPDMSDRSSWTDTPEEKARKAAGIAKEEDSDAALQREARARAISSRDEQQEMAVKKHKKKHKRDESLLDMHQKKLKKKKKKDEKDDEKKERRPFSRDVDLQVNRFDEAQKRSIIKKAQGLDSRFSRGEAKYL; encoded by the exons ATGCTTTCAGACGAATCTAGCAGTGATTCAGAAACTGGTAGATTTAAATGCAGATCCAAACCTCAAGatgattcaaataaaaataggcGCAATGAAGATAGTACACGTTCAGTAAGAGGCAGGCCTGAAAATGAAAGGTTTAGTAGGGATTTTGAAAAATCCAGAAATGAAAGGGATCGTTTTGATAAACATGCTAGAGATCGTGATAGGAGTAGATACTCCAGAAACTCACCAAGTAGAAGGAGCCCGCCAGGTAGAAGAAGTTCACCTGTCAGAAGGAGCTCACCAGGTAGAAGAAGCTCACCATTTAGAAGACATTCACCGATTAGAAGAACCTCGCCTGCTAGAAGAAGTTCTCCTGTAAGAAGAAGCCCACCAGTAAAAAGAAGCTCACCAACCCGGAGAACTTCCCCAGCCAAAAGAATATCGCCAGTTAGAAGAAGAAATTCTAGAGAAGATAGACGATCACATGAAAGATCCAGACATGAGGTAGATTCAAGAAGTAGAGCTAAACCTCAAGAAAGAAGTGATAGCCGAGAAAAAAGTAAACTTTCCAGACCAAGAACTGCAAGATCACCTGAACGCAAACGAGACATGAAGGAGGAAATCTTGCGTAATATTACTGTTGAAGAAAAATATCctgaaaaagttggtagatcAAGAGATTTAGAATCAATATCTCCTGATCATAGAAGTAAAAGATCAGAAATCTATAGACCTCCTGCTACAGAATCAAGGAAAAGAAAGAGTGAGAGTCCTATAATTGTGGAAGAACATAGTGATCCGTCAGATGAAGTGCAACCAGGCTCTTACTACAGCTTAATCCCTGCTGTGGTCAAAGAAAAATCTGAAGAGTCAAGCGAAATAGACTCTTCTGATGATGAAAAACTCAGAGCTAAGCTTTTAAATTTAGAAAAAGAACTGCATAAATCTAAAAGGAAAAAGCACAAAAAGAAACACAAGAAAAGGCACTCAAAGTCTGGAAAGGAAAGTGAGCAAGATACAGCCACAGTTGAAGTAAGCAGCACCACTGATATTCCTAGTAACACTAAAGCTGAGGAGCCTAACAGTGTGCCAGAAGTTTCTTCGACTCAAAAGAATAGTCAGAAAGAAAGTGGTGAAGAGGGGGAAATTATAAGCGATGATGACTCCCAGGAGCAGTATGAAATAGACCCAAATGACTTGAGACATAAGTTGAAGCGATCAGTGCACAAATCAGATAGTAAGAGGGATGTATGTGGACCAGCCTTGCCTCCACATTTAGATAAACATTCAAGGTCAAAGTCTCCAGTTTTGGAAGGACCAGCTTTACCTCCTCACTTGgacaggaaaccaaaacatatAG ggCCATCAATTCCAGAGAACATGAGGAAAGTTCTCTCAGAGAGAGATCCTCAAGAATATGTGAGTTCTGATGAAGATATGGGAATTGGACCCCTTCCTTCAGGATCAGAGGAGAAATGGTCGGATGCTCATCGTCATCTTGAAGAAAGAGCTCTGGACATGAAGATAAGGAAGATAGAGGGACACTCATTGGACAGATCTAATGTAAAGTCCAGAGAACAATGGATGTTGGAGTTGCCAGAAGGGAAAGCTAAATACCTTGGCTTGGAGGCACGCAGCTTCAGGGCCAAAGAGGGACCTGATATGTCAGATAG ATCTAGTTGGACCGACACCCCTGAAGAAAAGGCACGTAAAGCTGCCGGCATAGCCAAGGAAGAGGACTCCGACGCCGCCCTGCAGAGGGAAGCCAGGGCTCGCGCCATCTCCAGCAGGGATGAGCAGCAGGAGATGGCGGTCAA GAAACACAAAAAGAAGCATAAAAGAGATGAAAGTTTATTGGATATGCATCAAAAGAAgttgaagaagaagaaaaag AAGGATGAAAAAGATGACGAAAAGAAAGAACGTCGTCCCTTCAGCCGTGACGTAGATCTGCAGGTGAACAGATTCGACGAGGCTCAGAAGCGGTCTATAATCAAGAAGGCACAAGGTTTGGACTCCCGATTTTCACGCGGCGAAGCAAAATACCTGTAA